One Candidatus Woesebacteria bacterium genomic window, AATCTCATATGGGGTTTAAAAGTCAACCCTCTCTCCTTGCGCCATTCTTGAAATAAGGTATCTGCTGGTTTTGTTAAACCTTGTTGGGTGCTAAATCCTAATTCTTGAGCTACTCGTTCTATATCTTTTTTTTCGCCCTCAATTTCAATTATATCTGCAAATGGATATTCATCTAGAGTAACATGAACGCCATCTATTTCCCATGTTGTTTGAAAACGCTCATAACTAGTTGTTGGAAGAAATTCCATTGCTTCTAAAATCTTTTCTATTTGTCCGTTAGGATCATGAAACTTTATCTCATATTCGATTTCTCTTTTTGCTCCATTTTCGGGTGGGAGTGGTTTTTTATAGGTTAAGGTTTTCTCCCCTGAATCACCGAAGGTTCTCACTCGGATTCTGCCATCAGTTTTTTGCATAGTCCCCGCAGGGTTGTCAAACATAACATTGCTTTGGTATTGGCGAGGCTTGCTTGCGCTTGCTTTTTGATCTAAAACCTTAATCAATTTTTCCTTATCTTTAACCCAAAACTTGTATTCTAACTCTATATTGCGTTTATTGCTCATAGTGGATGATTAAAATTAGTTGCTAATGACAAAAATTCGTCTCTGGTTCTCTCGTAATCCTTGAAATCTCCTTTAACTGCCGATGTTTTGTTGATTGCTTCACAGTGAACGCCTCTCATTTTCATACAAAGATGAACACCCGATACCACTATCGCTAATCCTTGTGGTTGAAGCTTTTTATAAAACAAGTCTACCGCTTCTTGAGTGAAGTCCTCTTGGTTCATCGGTCTTTTTGCAATATGACGCAGTATACGAACAATCTTGGAAAAACCAATTTGCTCTCCGTTCTTGGGAATATAAGCAAATGCTATATCGTAAATCACTGGTAACATGTGATGGGAACATAATGAATAAACTCTGACTGGGCTTTGCACTATCATCCCTTTGTATTTTACTTTTCTGTCGCTATGTTTCGGAAATAGGACGCTGAAATATTCTTCTAACTCTTTATTTGATTCTTCGCGAAGTGAGGAAGTAAATTCAGCCAAAACTTCCACCATCCTTCTGGGTGTGCCTTCGTAGTTGGGATCTTTAAGGTCTAAGCCAAGGTTCGTCAGAAGGTCTTTGGCTGCGATCTCCGCTTTAGTTAAGTCTATTGTTCTTTTCATTATCATTATTAAAAAATAAAGACCTGACTTAACAGGTTCTAAGGCAAAATTATATCGTTATTATTTGTATTTTTCAACTATAGTGGGTAATTAATCTTTATTACTCGTTTCGATGAGTTTGTTTACTTAACAGAAAAAATTATTGTAAGACATAGACTAGGTTTCAGACTGCAGCTAAAAGCTGCTGGGTAGATTTAAGTATTGTTTTTGGGAATTTCAGAGAGATAAAAATCTGTTCACTTCTTTGTTCGTAAATTCTGGATATTCTAGCTCACTTGCCCAATCTATTTGTCGGAAATCATACCATTGTTCGAGCCAGAGTTGACTATCAGCATAATTAATGATGGTATCGAAGGGTTTTAGCAAGGTATATCGGACTATTTTGCCATCTAAGGTTGGGTTCTGAAGTAAAAGCTTCAAAAGTAGCCGTCTTTCGTGAGCTTTGGGGTTTTCAAATTTCAAACAGATCCTTTAACTTTATTAGGTTATAGCCTTAATCATAATGTTTTGCTACAATTTTTTTGTCTTATGAAGGAAAAACAGATACAATCATTTTTTATACTTCTTTTGTTTTTAATTAGCTTTTTCTTTTGGAAACCTCATTTTGCGTTGGCGCAAGAAGAAGTAGACCAAAGAGAAACTGAAAGAAAGGAAATTCCTAATTTTGACATCAAAGAAGAAACTTTGGAAGGGAGGGTAGTTACTATTCTTGAGCAGAAACAAATTATTCCTATAGGAGCAGATAACACCCAGCTTTATCAAAAATTGGAAATATTGATTACTAAAGGCTCTTTGAAAGACAAAAAGATTACTGTTGAAAACGGCAATTTTCCGAGTAGCAACTTGCAGGAGTACAAAGTTGGAGACAAAGTGATGATAAGTTACAGCAAGGATTTTGAAGATAAAGACGTTTTTTATATTACAGATTATGTCAGACACGGTGCTTTGCTTTTCTTGTTTTTTGTTTTTGTAGCCTTGGTGGTTTTTATTGGTCGTTGGCAGGGAATTTCTTCTTTAGTTGGTATGGGAATTTCTTTTCTAGTTATTTTTAAGTTTGTTCTCCCCAAAATCTATGCGGGAGGCAATCCTGTACAAATTGCTATTTTAGGTTCTTTGATAATTATACCCACCACTTTTCTTTTATCTCATGGGATAAATAAAAAAACAGTAATTGCTATTATAGGAACAATTATCTCTCTTGTTATTACAGGCATTTTAGCCGGTATTTTTGTTGATTTTGCTAAACTTACGGGTTTTGCTTCAGAAGAAGCAGGTTTTCTGCAGGTTTATAAACCAGGCTTGATTAATATTAAAGGACTTCTTTTGGCGGGAATTATAATTGGTGTTTTGGGTGTTTTAGACGATATAACCATTTCTCAATCAGCGATAGTTGAAAAGTTAAAAGAAACCAACCCCAAACTGAAAGCAGGCGAGGTTTATAAAAAAGCAATGGCAATAGGAAAAGACCACATCGCTTCAATGGTTAACACCCTTGTTTTGGTTTATACGGGCGCTGCCTTGCCTCTACT contains:
- a CDS encoding adenylate cyclase, which produces MSNKRNIELEYKFWVKDKEKLIKVLDQKASASKPRQYQSNVMFDNPAGTMQKTDGRIRVRTFGDSGEKTLTYKKPLPPENGAKREIEYEIKFHDPNGQIEKILEAMEFLPTTSYERFQTTWEIDGVHVTLDEYPFADIIEIEGEKKDIERVAQELGFSTQQGLTKPADTLFQEWRKERGLTFKPHMRFDDFDK
- a CDS encoding GTP cyclohydrolase I type 1, whose translation is MKRTIDLTKAEIAAKDLLTNLGLDLKDPNYEGTPRRMVEVLAEFTSSLREESNKELEEYFSVLFPKHSDRKVKYKGMIVQSPVRVYSLCSHHMLPVIYDIAFAYIPKNGEQIGFSKIVRILRHIAKRPMNQEDFTQEAVDLFYKKLQPQGLAIVVSGVHLCMKMRGVHCEAINKTSAVKGDFKDYERTRDEFLSLATNFNHPL